The following coding sequences lie in one Synechococcus sp. PCC 7336 genomic window:
- a CDS encoding UDP-glucuronic acid decarboxylase family protein — protein MSNSSKRILVTGGAGFIGSHLIDRLMAEGHEVICLDNFFTGRKHNLVHWLDNHNFELVRHDITEPIRLEVDRIYHLACPASPVHYQYNPVKTIKTNVMGTLNMLGLAKRVKARFLLASTSEVYGDPEVHPQPETYRGNVNTIGIRSCYDEGKRVAETLAFDYHRQNNVDIRVARIFNTYGPRMLENDGRVVSNFAVQALRGIPLTVYGDGSQTRSFCFVSDLVDGLMKLMEGDCLGPVNLGNPDEYTILELAQKIQAMVNPEAAIQFKPLPQDDPRRRQPDISLAKARLGWSPTVPLAEGLKRTVEDFQQRIEGVSPLVAAS, from the coding sequence ATGAGCAACAGTTCGAAGCGGATTTTGGTCACAGGCGGTGCCGGATTTATTGGCTCTCACCTGATCGATCGCCTGATGGCAGAGGGCCACGAGGTGATTTGTCTCGACAACTTCTTTACAGGCCGCAAACACAATCTGGTCCACTGGCTCGACAACCACAATTTCGAGCTAGTGCGCCACGACATCACCGAGCCCATTCGCCTAGAAGTCGATCGCATTTACCACCTCGCCTGCCCTGCCTCCCCCGTTCACTACCAGTACAATCCCGTCAAAACCATCAAGACCAATGTCATGGGGACGCTCAATATGCTGGGCTTGGCCAAGCGGGTTAAAGCCCGCTTTTTATTGGCCTCCACCTCCGAAGTCTACGGCGATCCCGAAGTGCATCCCCAGCCCGAAACCTATCGGGGCAATGTCAACACCATTGGCATTCGCAGTTGCTATGACGAAGGCAAGCGAGTCGCAGAAACCTTAGCATTCGACTATCACCGTCAAAATAACGTCGATATTCGGGTGGCCCGCATCTTCAATACCTACGGCCCTCGCATGCTGGAAAATGACGGTCGCGTGGTTAGCAACTTCGCCGTGCAGGCACTGCGCGGCATCCCCCTCACCGTCTATGGCGATGGTTCCCAAACCCGCAGTTTCTGCTTTGTCTCCGACTTGGTAGACGGCCTGATGAAACTGATGGAAGGAGATTGTTTGGGGCCGGTCAATTTGGGCAATCCAGACGAATACACCATTCTGGAGCTCGCTCAGAAAATTCAGGCAATGGTCAATCCCGAAGCTGCGATTCAATTTAAGCCCTTGCCCCAAGACGATCCTCGCCGCCGCCAGCCCGATATCAGTTTGGCCAAAGCTCGCTTGGGCTGGTCCCCGACCGTGCCGCTAGCTGAAGGGTTAAAGCGAACTGTCGAGGATTTTCAGCAGCGCATTGAAGGAGTTAGTCCGCTCGTAGCTGCTTCTTAA
- a CDS encoding AAA family ATPase, producing the protein MLTQIELRNFKSYRSGTLQLGRLTVLIGANASGKSNVIEALRLLARIAEGERLSFLGETYRQDETIFRGGVENLGYQGSKTFGISCVTTEQEWKDFSIDLSLGKDKDLHVTKEKIISPTSIVPLYEITSEPQGAGSDVFVTYNNFARGGKKPSIVCSSHMAIFTQLLSDIRFRPENTKSRKIIPKVVEQYVRWLSSIVFLEPEPSLMRSYSHKADKILKEHGENLSGVIYDLCLKPDVKRSVLNFVQSLPEQDIEDIDFIETPRDEVMLKLTETFGGTSTTYDASILSDGTLRVLSVAAAMLSAPEQSLVVIEEIDNGVHPSRAADLLERISSIAKSRDLRVLISSHNPALLDALPNEAVPETVFCYRSPQDGSSQLIRLQDIPDYPELIAQGSVGHLMTRGLLERFVKQHPGTEQKKKKAMEWLASLATVGESGE; encoded by the coding sequence GTGCTTACTCAAATCGAATTAAGAAATTTCAAGAGCTATAGATCGGGCACTTTGCAACTTGGACGGTTGACAGTCCTCATTGGAGCTAATGCTTCAGGAAAAAGTAATGTGATTGAAGCCCTACGCTTACTGGCAAGAATTGCTGAGGGAGAACGACTTAGCTTTTTAGGTGAAACTTATAGGCAAGATGAGACGATTTTTAGGGGGGGAGTAGAGAATCTTGGCTATCAAGGCTCCAAAACTTTTGGAATTTCTTGCGTAACAACAGAGCAAGAGTGGAAAGATTTCTCAATTGATTTAAGTCTTGGAAAAGATAAAGATCTTCACGTCACCAAAGAAAAAATTATCAGTCCCACTTCAATAGTTCCTCTATACGAGATTACTAGTGAACCTCAAGGAGCTGGAAGCGATGTATTCGTTACCTATAATAATTTCGCCAGAGGTGGGAAAAAACCCAGCATAGTATGCAGTAGCCATATGGCAATTTTCACACAACTTTTGAGTGATATTCGTTTCCGTCCAGAGAACACCAAAAGTCGAAAAATAATTCCTAAGGTGGTTGAACAATATGTTCGATGGTTAAGTAGTATTGTATTTCTCGAGCCAGAACCCAGTTTAATGCGCTCTTATAGTCATAAAGCCGATAAAATACTCAAAGAACATGGCGAGAACCTTTCAGGAGTAATCTATGACTTGTGTCTTAAACCGGATGTCAAAAGGTCGGTTTTGAATTTCGTTCAAAGTTTGCCTGAGCAAGATATTGAAGATATCGACTTCATAGAAACACCTCGTGATGAGGTTATGCTAAAGCTAACTGAAACGTTTGGGGGTACATCTACTACCTACGATGCTTCCATACTTTCAGATGGAACTTTACGCGTGCTCTCTGTTGCGGCAGCAATGCTTTCTGCACCCGAGCAAAGTTTAGTTGTTATTGAAGAAATTGATAACGGTGTACACCCCAGCAGAGCAGCTGATTTGTTAGAGCGAATTTCTAGTATTGCAAAGAGTCGTGACCTACGGGTTTTAATTAGTAGCCATAATCCCGCACTTCTTGATGCCTTGCCTAATGAAGCCGTTCCTGAAACTGTTTTTTGTTATCGAAGTCCGCAAGATGGCTCAAGTCAGTTAATTAGATTGCAGGATATTCCTGACTACCCCGAGCTTATTGCTCAGGGTTCTGTCGGGCACCTCATGACCCGTGGACTATTAGAACGTTTTGTTAAACAGCATCCTGGAACAGAACAGAAAAAAAAGAAGGCAATGGAGTGGCTGGCTTCTCTCGCTACGGTAGGAGAATCGGGGGAATGA
- a CDS encoding ISAs1 family transposase, protein MSKGFAPSPPSVCSTQSKSFKSTILEEIKSLDDPRKKRKPNHLLVDIVAIGILATLAGADDMVAVATYGQEEHEWLATFLELPHGIPSHDTFSRVFALIEPTQFHRFFLRWIEHLTSKLEIKLIHLDGKTSRGSYDRESGLKALHTVSAWASEHHLVLAQQRVEDKSNEITALPKLLKLLDIKGTIITIDAMGTQTAIAKQIIEAGGNYILALKGNQGNLSKGVETFFKQALESQWEGIDYSYDDGNNAGHYRIEYRQVWAVPISQVPHLAKGKKWKGLKTIVMVRRKQTLWNEETDQLSYYISSLEADAALHAHSIRFHWSIENSLHWVLDVTFKEDRSRIRMGHGPENMALLRRLCVNLIKRHPSKESIKTKRFRAALSHDFLIDLLAIGGK, encoded by the coding sequence ATGTCTAAAGGGTTTGCACCATCCCCTCCATCTGTCTGTTCGACTCAGAGCAAGTCATTCAAATCCACTATTCTCGAGGAAATCAAGAGCTTAGATGACCCCCGAAAGAAGCGAAAACCGAACCATCTGCTGGTAGATATCGTCGCCATTGGCATCTTGGCAACCTTGGCTGGAGCTGACGATATGGTGGCGGTCGCCACCTACGGACAAGAGGAACATGAGTGGCTAGCGACCTTTTTAGAGTTGCCTCACGGCATCCCCTCACACGATACCTTCTCTAGGGTGTTTGCCCTGATTGAGCCGACACAATTTCATCGTTTTTTCTTGCGCTGGATAGAGCATCTGACATCTAAGCTGGAGATTAAGTTGATTCACCTCGATGGCAAGACCTCTCGTGGTTCCTACGACCGAGAGAGTGGTCTCAAAGCCTTGCATACGGTGAGTGCCTGGGCCTCTGAGCATCATCTGGTCTTGGCTCAACAGCGGGTGGAGGACAAATCCAATGAGATTACCGCGCTCCCTAAACTCTTGAAGCTATTGGACATTAAGGGAACGATTATCACCATTGATGCCATGGGGACCCAAACCGCCATTGCCAAGCAAATTATCGAAGCGGGGGGCAACTATATCCTGGCGCTTAAAGGTAACCAAGGGAACCTGTCTAAGGGAGTCGAAACATTCTTCAAGCAGGCGCTCGAGAGTCAGTGGGAGGGAATTGACTACAGTTATGATGACGGCAATAACGCAGGCCATTATCGAATTGAATACCGTCAGGTGTGGGCAGTCCCGATTAGTCAAGTCCCGCATCTGGCGAAGGGTAAGAAATGGAAGGGGTTAAAGACGATTGTGATGGTGCGACGCAAACAGACTCTCTGGAATGAGGAGACGGACCAATTGTCCTATTACATTAGCAGTTTGGAGGCCGATGCCGCCTTGCATGCTCATTCGATTCGGTTCCATTGGAGTATAGAGAATAGTTTGCATTGGGTCTTGGATGTGACCTTCAAGGAAGATCGAAGCCGGATCCGCATGGGGCATGGGCCGGAGAATATGGCCTTGCTACGACGATTATGTGTCAACTTAATCAAACGCCATCCGTCCAAAGAAAGTATCAAGACAAAACGCTTTCGCGCCGCGCTTAGTCATGATTTCCTCATCGATTTACTGGCAATCGGCGGGAAATAA
- the istA gene encoding IS21 family transposase, protein MAQKLRQTGATQKATRDLTGISERTIRRIEQEPAVSDTEEKNFRKSRKVGRPSRMEPYENLIREWLKEPRYPEDGPLKSIEVYTRLKAKGYSGGKSAVYDAVRRLRPSEPPTPIVRFEGLPGEFSQHDFGQRRVTFEDGSRHVIRFFASRLKYSRTIDVQLADNEQQETVVRCLLGAFERFGGVPLKCVFDNLSAAVNGRIKQAEGEVEVIWTQRFSQLVMDCGFIPVACWPYRPQQKGSVENLVGFVKGNFFCGRKLRDWADVAEQLSGWLDYVNHERVCDATQEIPAQRLLRESLRPCAHKAETYAFKVTAVVRPTARVHYRGLEYSVPAQAIGQSVTLHLQQQRVQVYLGERLLATHPRFPENGRSSVLGEHAEQLFGFRRGKPYAQRQLLLDLDPLVEPYLTELVHRRPNAWEADIDKIYQLYRQLGQAELLAAIALASEERCFGSEYLVEIAQTAAPADLLPIAQASGGTK, encoded by the coding sequence ATGGCACAAAAACTCAGACAAACGGGGGCGACTCAGAAAGCGACCCGTGACTTGACCGGAATCAGCGAGCGAACGATTCGCCGCATCGAGCAAGAACCAGCCGTCAGCGATACTGAGGAGAAGAATTTCCGGAAATCGAGAAAGGTGGGCCGTCCCAGCCGAATGGAGCCTTACGAAAACTTGATTAGAGAGTGGTTGAAGGAACCCAGATACCCCGAAGACGGCCCTCTCAAGAGCATTGAAGTGTACACCCGCTTGAAGGCCAAAGGCTACAGCGGCGGCAAAAGCGCCGTGTACGATGCGGTACGGCGTCTGCGCCCCAGTGAGCCACCCACCCCCATCGTGCGATTCGAAGGACTGCCGGGAGAGTTTTCTCAACACGACTTCGGACAGCGTCGAGTCACCTTTGAGGATGGCAGCCGCCATGTCATCCGATTTTTTGCCTCTCGCCTGAAATACTCTCGCACCATTGACGTGCAACTGGCGGACAACGAGCAGCAGGAAACGGTGGTGCGCTGCTTGCTGGGAGCCTTCGAGCGCTTTGGTGGCGTGCCGCTCAAGTGCGTGTTTGACAACCTCAGTGCCGCCGTCAATGGCCGCATCAAACAAGCGGAGGGGGAGGTGGAAGTCATCTGGACACAACGGTTTAGCCAGTTGGTGATGGACTGTGGGTTTATCCCGGTGGCCTGCTGGCCCTATCGCCCGCAACAGAAAGGCTCGGTGGAAAATCTGGTGGGCTTCGTCAAAGGCAATTTCTTCTGCGGACGAAAGTTGCGTGACTGGGCGGATGTAGCCGAGCAACTGAGTGGCTGGCTGGACTATGTCAACCACGAGCGGGTCTGCGATGCCACCCAAGAGATTCCCGCCCAGCGCTTGCTAAGAGAGTCTCTGAGGCCCTGTGCCCACAAGGCTGAAACCTATGCCTTTAAAGTCACGGCAGTGGTGCGACCAACGGCTCGGGTCCATTACCGGGGCTTGGAGTACTCCGTGCCTGCACAAGCGATCGGGCAATCAGTCACCCTGCATCTGCAGCAGCAGAGGGTGCAGGTGTACTTGGGCGAGCGCTTACTGGCGACTCATCCTCGCTTTCCGGAAAATGGTCGCTCCAGCGTTCTGGGGGAGCATGCCGAGCAACTGTTTGGCTTTCGACGGGGGAAGCCTTACGCGCAGCGACAGCTATTGCTGGATTTGGACCCCTTGGTGGAGCCCTATCTCACGGAGCTAGTCCACCGACGACCCAACGCTTGGGAAGCTGATATCGACAAAATCTACCAACTCTACCGTCAACTGGGTCAGGCGGAACTGTTGGCAGCGATCGCCTTGGCCAGCGAGGAGCGCTGCTTCGGTAGCGAGTACCTCGTCGAGATCGCTCAGACTGCCGCTCCAGCAGACCTGCTGCCCATCGCTCAAGCCTCTGGGGGGACAAAATGA
- the istB gene encoding IS21-like element helper ATPase IstB: MTDATTTLPLLLKRLKLTRLERLLPELVPLAEQEGWSYPTFLERLLSEEVAQRSEARIAQQVARAKFPFQATIETFDFTFRSELKRQMLGRFLGPELVSDNRSLILEGPPGTGKTHLCISMAYKASQNGFVARFTTAAALINELRIASDLNETLKSYVNPHVLVIDEMGYLGYGPGAADILFQVVDRRYHKGKPILFTTNKPLRQWGRVLHDPELARAIIDRTLHQGEYIKLSGSSYRLRGRKLDLDQTAHPEPTQTTQSLA, encoded by the coding sequence ATGACTGACGCTACCACTACATTGCCGCTGTTGCTCAAACGCTTGAAGCTCACCCGCCTCGAACGGCTGTTGCCCGAGCTGGTGCCGTTGGCCGAGCAAGAGGGATGGTCTTATCCCACTTTCTTAGAGCGCTTGCTCTCCGAGGAGGTGGCTCAGCGCAGCGAAGCCCGCATTGCTCAGCAGGTGGCGCGGGCTAAGTTCCCCTTCCAGGCCACGATTGAGACGTTTGACTTCACGTTCCGCAGCGAGCTCAAACGTCAAATGCTCGGGCGCTTTCTGGGGCCCGAGTTAGTCAGCGACAACCGCAGCCTCATCTTGGAGGGGCCTCCCGGCACTGGAAAGACACATCTGTGTATTTCGATGGCCTATAAAGCGAGCCAGAACGGCTTTGTGGCTCGCTTTACCACGGCAGCCGCTCTGATTAACGAGCTGCGCATTGCCAGCGACCTCAACGAGACTCTTAAAAGCTACGTCAACCCTCATGTGCTCGTGATTGATGAGATGGGCTATCTCGGCTATGGGCCAGGGGCGGCCGATATTCTCTTCCAGGTAGTGGATCGGCGCTACCACAAGGGAAAGCCGATTCTGTTTACCACCAACAAGCCTCTACGTCAGTGGGGGCGGGTCTTGCACGACCCCGAGTTGGCTCGGGCCATCATCGATCGCACCCTGCATCAGGGGGAGTACATCAAGTTGTCCGGCTCCTCTTATCGCTTGCGCGGTCGCAAGCTCGATCTCGACCAGACTGCTCACCCTGAGCCGACCCAGACGACTCAGTCGTTGGCTTGA
- a CDS encoding tetratricopeptide repeat protein has protein sequence MNNSKGFRRKIKDKREEFDREWMQAVERFKIVVGFKSFSLKLKHPKTHKLAKPHIAIPEIFKEWQGIESLWDRRSLMFEVLNGLLAQHMKPWQTANYLTANRNPLEALNILENSIKENIHDEDWTESCAALAKTLIALTYYKDALQWAQRSSQANPENFRFQVILADAYFLCNYYDEANAIYKELISGVASSNSNSVFEIFSDFFMIEKGVIPSPIFALRIGENLSDPAQIWDFWKLAEAEFYDNPYFRVQHSYYLAKSGFLQRSFSKLLALVQEMPWLREASLNLMKIFEYFEQSENEVMPDFKAKLKQRIEEQGWTFEGIEELEINP, from the coding sequence ATGAATAATTCCAAAGGATTTAGAAGAAAGATCAAAGATAAAAGGGAGGAATTTGATCGAGAATGGATGCAGGCTGTTGAAAGGTTCAAAATTGTTGTCGGATTTAAATCGTTTAGTCTAAAGTTGAAGCATCCTAAAACTCACAAGCTAGCAAAGCCCCATATAGCTATTCCAGAAATTTTTAAAGAGTGGCAGGGAATTGAGTCTTTATGGGATCGACGTAGCCTCATGTTTGAAGTCTTGAATGGTTTACTTGCACAGCACATGAAACCTTGGCAAACGGCCAACTATTTGACTGCAAATCGAAATCCTCTTGAAGCTCTTAATATTCTTGAGAATTCTATCAAAGAAAATATTCATGATGAAGACTGGACAGAATCTTGTGCTGCTTTGGCGAAAACTCTCATAGCTTTAACCTACTATAAAGATGCCCTTCAATGGGCACAAAGATCGTCTCAAGCTAACCCAGAAAATTTCCGTTTTCAGGTTATCCTTGCAGATGCTTATTTTCTCTGCAACTATTATGATGAAGCGAATGCTATCTATAAGGAGCTGATCTCTGGCGTTGCCAGCTCAAACAGTAACTCGGTATTTGAGATATTTTCAGATTTTTTCATGATAGAAAAAGGAGTCATTCCTTCTCCTATTTTTGCTTTACGAATTGGTGAAAACCTGAGTGATCCTGCTCAGATCTGGGATTTCTGGAAATTGGCTGAAGCCGAGTTTTATGATAATCCATACTTTAGAGTTCAGCACTCATATTATTTGGCAAAATCAGGTTTTTTACAAAGATCATTTTCAAAGCTCCTTGCATTAGTTCAGGAAATGCCATGGCTACGAGAAGCAAGCTTGAATTTAATGAAGATTTTTGAGTATTTTGAACAGTCTGAGAATGAAGTCATGCCTGATTTCAAAGCTAAGCTGAAACAGAGAATTGAAGAACAGGGGTGGACTTTTGAAGGTATAGAAGAGCTAGAAATTAATCCCTAA
- a CDS encoding SMI1/KNR4 family protein has protein sequence MINNINDLKEKLISRGIAQEYQLVGCSPQELIQIEEKYGQLPTSYKQIMELLGRRAGKLVDRYEFDFYIDQIIKLNEDFLNLIQDEIEETGLSKNIFLICSRYGSNDEFILTEDGEDSPVFAINDNGDVKQRFQSIWEWIESFIEDSIAIMKLQQL, from the coding sequence ATGATTAATAACATTAACGACTTGAAAGAAAAATTAATTTCAAGAGGTATAGCCCAAGAATATCAATTGGTTGGATGCAGTCCTCAAGAACTCATCCAAATTGAAGAGAAATATGGACAACTTCCAACTTCATACAAGCAAATCATGGAATTGCTTGGACGAAGAGCTGGTAAACTTGTAGATCGATATGAATTTGACTTCTACATTGACCAAATTATAAAATTAAATGAAGATTTTTTAAATCTTATTCAAGATGAAATAGAAGAGACCGGCTTGTCTAAGAATATCTTCCTTATATGCTCTAGATATGGATCGAATGATGAATTCATCTTGACTGAAGATGGAGAAGATTCACCTGTTTTTGCCATAAATGATAATGGAGATGTAAAACAAAGATTTCAGTCTATTTGGGAATGGATCGAAAGTTTTATAGAAGATTCTATTGCTATAATGAAATTGCAGCAACTATAG
- a CDS encoding RHS repeat-associated core domain-containing protein produces the protein MTDESGAVTQRSLHSPFIDRAIAQEDNTGNVLYALSDHQGTVRDVVDSTGANVNHLTFDSFGNITSETDPSVNFRFSFTGREFDEQTGLYYFRARYLDPSTGQFISQDPIGFAAGDVNLYRYVGNSPLNFIDPSGNQAIGSQPNLTPSDEEDELSTQSTMPLFSPLPSPIQSNPFRGRSRFSREGDIDIPSNAIFFEGLPQAQSELNLNAAQVTSDNPQFEVNTNQNQFVDSDPNNLGEFIPIDNAEPFDPAPPSNAIPQPTVEALIESANAIATGERAVAPVTANLLQELLENPPQVFPTSTDLSSGQAPATPAALPTDSEADIVITQDDLPSRAPSNPAASPSDADSVKTETPTPEPAVDEPEAEINEPEEPLPPRDPRPNRPRDPRRRVGPFVVSPDAVNGTDGPDVAGIQPSTTPETAPLTEPQPINPDQFVREVVTGGVVTGAAVGIAIAGFTALAPAALPVAATILGVVALGTTLNNIGRRLDEVDEAIAREEQRAQQNLSTPVNGLTPRQLRRRAAIGGALQLGTNLSEFIFGTDFATGRVLTTEERTSAGASAAVEGLAEIITAGAAPDNIFRSFPDGPRTSTLGPDTGDFFPPPLVPGRRNNFPDNGAVPITDPSRLLPPSRSANTPSFSTVVTDNDAVRLEQIRQQLESVSQQLPRRSRERFSQRVQGSISETIRTVGFADVDVDGRVFTVGGFSGESDLPSFSPLLPESQRQLPTIDVNGRNRFSDAEVRILEQVLLETTPESTGSIRLIVNRLSCPSCSGSAIPEFQNLRPNLIIEVVQLPRR, from the coding sequence GTGACTGACGAGAGCGGTGCAGTTACGCAAAGATCCCTTCACAGTCCGTTTATCGATCGCGCGATCGCCCAAGAAGACAACACGGGCAACGTTCTGTATGCGCTGAGCGACCATCAAGGCACCGTGCGGGATGTGGTTGACTCGACGGGGGCGAACGTCAATCACCTCACGTTTGACAGTTTCGGCAACATCACGAGCGAGACCGACCCCAGCGTTAACTTCCGATTCAGCTTTACGGGACGGGAGTTTGACGAGCAAACGGGGCTGTATTACTTCCGAGCTCGCTATCTGGATCCCTCCACCGGCCAATTTATCAGCCAAGACCCGATTGGTTTTGCTGCCGGAGATGTCAACTTATACCGCTATGTAGGCAACAGCCCGCTCAACTTTATCGACCCCAGTGGTAACCAGGCGATCGGCAGTCAGCCGAATCTCACCCCGAGTGACGAGGAAGACGAGCTCTCTACACAAAGTACGATGCCCCTCTTTTCACCTCTGCCCAGCCCGATTCAGAGCAACCCTTTTCGCGGTCGCAGTCGATTCAGTCGTGAAGGGGACATTGATATCCCCTCTAATGCCATCTTTTTTGAAGGATTGCCGCAGGCACAGAGCGAGCTAAATTTGAATGCCGCTCAGGTAACATCCGATAACCCTCAATTCGAAGTAAACACTAATCAAAATCAATTTGTGGACTCCGACCCCAATAATTTAGGCGAGTTCATACCGATTGATAACGCAGAACCCTTCGACCCCGCCCCGCCATCGAATGCAATTCCCCAACCGACCGTTGAAGCACTGATAGAGAGCGCCAATGCGATCGCCACCGGAGAGCGTGCCGTCGCTCCCGTCACCGCCAACCTACTGCAGGAACTGCTCGAAAATCCTCCCCAGGTCTTCCCCACCTCAACCGATCTGTCCTCGGGTCAAGCCCCAGCAACTCCCGCCGCGCTGCCAACGGACAGCGAAGCCGATATCGTCATCACTCAGGACGATCTACCCTCCCGAGCTCCATCCAACCCTGCGGCTTCCCCCTCAGATGCTGACTCCGTCAAAACGGAAACCCCGACGCCCGAGCCTGCGGTCGACGAGCCGGAAGCAGAAATCAACGAGCCAGAAGAGCCCCTACCACCTCGGGATCCCCGCCCCAATCGTCCCCGCGATCCTCGTCGCCGAGTCGGCCCCTTTGTGGTGTCTCCCGATGCTGTGAATGGCACCGATGGACCAGATGTTGCTGGAATCCAACCTTCGACTACTCCTGAAACAGCTCCTTTAACTGAGCCCCAGCCAATTAACCCAGACCAGTTTGTACGAGAAGTGGTTACCGGTGGCGTTGTCACTGGAGCTGCTGTGGGGATAGCGATCGCAGGGTTTACAGCACTAGCCCCAGCAGCACTACCAGTAGCAGCCACCATTCTCGGTGTGGTAGCCCTCGGGACGACTTTGAATAATATCGGTCGTCGCTTGGATGAGGTGGATGAGGCGATCGCCCGAGAGGAGCAGAGAGCCCAACAAAATCTCTCGACTCCAGTCAATGGTTTAACGCCCCGCCAACTCCGCCGCAGAGCGGCTATTGGAGGTGCTCTCCAGTTGGGAACTAATCTGTCAGAATTTATCTTTGGCACCGATTTCGCCACCGGTAGAGTCTTAACCACGGAAGAGCGAACCAGTGCAGGTGCTTCAGCCGCTGTCGAGGGACTGGCTGAGATTATTACTGCCGGGGCAGCGCCAGACAATATTTTTCGCTCCTTTCCCGATGGCCCTCGAACGAGCACTCTCGGCCCAGATACTGGGGACTTTTTTCCGCCACCCTTAGTTCCGGGGCGTCGAAATAACTTTCCAGATAATGGTGCAGTTCCTATCACAGACCCATCAAGGCTACTTCCACCTTCACGGTCGGCCAACACGCCCTCTTTTTCGACAGTTGTTACTGATAATGATGCAGTACGGCTGGAACAGATCAGACAGCAACTTGAAAGCGTCTCCCAGCAACTACCAAGAAGGTCTAGAGAACGTTTCTCGCAGCGTGTTCAAGGAAGTATTTCCGAAACGATAAGGACAGTTGGCTTTGCTGATGTAGATGTAGATGGAAGAGTCTTTACAGTTGGAGGATTCTCTGGTGAATCAGACTTACCATCCTTTTCCCCGCTACTTCCAGAATCTCAGAGACAGCTTCCAACTATTGATGTCAATGGTCGGAATCGATTTTCTGATGCTGAAGTCAGAATCTTAGAGCAAGTTTTACTTGAGACAACGCCAGAGAGTACTGGTAGTATTCGTTTAATTGTCAATCGACTCTCCTGCCCTTCATGCTCGGGAAGTGCGATTCCTGAATTCCAAAACCTCAGACCGAATCTTATAATAGAAGTGGTTCAACTACCGCGCCGATGA
- a CDS encoding M48 family metallopeptidase, with protein MSNSNYSEGPETERRAAGPQSSTIGQQFDQDWDNTVHRFRVITGMRSLKFNLSHPVTSFPLQPHEALPTCFEEWKTIQSLWDRRSLFYTAIYQMARHHLKPWQIANYLTEDRRPVNALSILQKVTRDDLTEDDYAPHCAALAKTLMALTYYEESLEWAQRASQAAPQNSYFQVLLADAYSFCGYDNEAGEIYQKCVATVPSSFTEPVTEIFSNFFSRETGAVPSPILALQIANKLTGVQQYKEFWMLAEDEFYDSPFFRMQHAYYLAEMGFLKECFAKLYALVQEMPWLREASMNLMILFEHFNQLGSEFNPELQAQLKQTIQKNDWTTEGMQVIKIASNL; from the coding sequence ATGAGTAACTCTAATTATTCTGAAGGACCTGAAACCGAGCGGCGAGCTGCAGGCCCTCAATCAAGCACTATAGGACAACAGTTTGACCAAGATTGGGATAACACTGTTCATCGGTTCAGAGTGATAACTGGAATGAGATCGCTTAAATTTAACCTTTCTCATCCCGTCACTAGCTTCCCTCTACAGCCTCATGAAGCACTACCAACATGTTTTGAAGAGTGGAAAACAATTCAATCCCTATGGGATCGTCGAAGTTTATTTTATACAGCCATCTATCAAATGGCTCGACATCACCTCAAGCCTTGGCAAATAGCCAACTATTTGACTGAAGATCGTAGGCCAGTAAATGCCTTGTCTATATTGCAGAAAGTTACAAGAGATGACTTGACTGAAGATGACTACGCTCCTCATTGTGCTGCATTAGCCAAAACGTTGATGGCATTGACATATTACGAAGAATCTCTAGAGTGGGCTCAGAGGGCGTCTCAAGCAGCTCCACAGAACTCATACTTTCAAGTCCTATTAGCTGATGCCTACTCATTCTGTGGCTATGACAATGAGGCCGGTGAAATTTATCAGAAATGCGTGGCCACTGTACCTAGTTCATTCACTGAGCCAGTCACGGAAATATTTTCCAATTTTTTCTCTCGAGAAACAGGAGCTGTTCCATCACCTATTCTCGCACTACAGATTGCAAATAAATTAACCGGTGTCCAACAATACAAAGAGTTTTGGATGTTGGCTGAAGATGAATTTTATGACAGTCCATTTTTCCGCATGCAGCATGCTTATTATTTGGCTGAAATGGGATTTCTAAAAGAATGTTTTGCTAAGCTTTATGCTTTGGTGCAGGAAATGCCGTGGCTGCGCGAGGCAAGTATGAATCTGATGATCCTGTTCGAACACTTCAACCAGCTTGGCAGTGAATTCAATCCAGAGCTTCAAGCTCAGCTCAAGCAAACAATTCAGAAGAATGACTGGACAACTGAGGGTATGCAAGTCATCAAGATAGCTTCAAACTTATAG